ACGGTGAGAAACTATATCGCCGTGTTTACCGATATCAGCCAGGTCAAAGAGTCGCAACAAAAGCTCGATTATCTCTCCTGGCATGATCCACTCACTGATTTACCTAACCGCAGTCTTTTTTGCAGTCACCTGGCGCAAGCGATCAAATCCGCTGCGCGTAAAAAGGCTCATCTGGCTGTTTTGTGTTTTGACCTGGATCATTTCAAAGATGTGAATGACAGCTTCGGTCATTTGGTTGGCGACGCGCTGTTGAGAAAAATTGCTGATCGTCTGCGTGATTTTTTGCGTGAGAGTGACATGCTAGCTCGTCTGGGGGGCGATGAGTTTGTCCTCTTGCTTGAAGATGATGATGGTTCAGGTCGTGAGGCCTTGATGGCTGAAGAGCTCTTGCAGTTATTACAACAACCCATTCGGCTGGATGAAACAAACCTGGAGATTCACGTCAGTGCCAGTATCGGTATCGCTGTCTATCCAGAGCACGGACTTGATGCCCTGGAACTGCTGCGGCGTGCAGATTCGGCTCTTTACCGTGCCAAGCAATACGGCCGGACACGTTTGGCTTATTATAACGAGGAGATGACAGAGCAGGCACAGGAACGGGTGCAGTTGAGTTTCTATTTGCGGCAGGCATTGGAAAAACAGGAGCTTGCTGTTTGTTATCAGCCGCAGGTCAATTTATCCACCGGAGAAATTATTGGGGCAGAGGCCCTGATGCGCTGGCATTGTTCAGAGTTAGGTACGGTAACACCGGATCGCTTTATCCCTTTAGCCGAGGAGATTGGCTGTATCTGTGAAATGGGCGACTGGATTCTGTCTCAGGTCTGTCATCAGGGGAAAGCCTGGTTGGATGCCGGCTACCCTCCCATCGTTTTGGCGGTAAATTTGTCACCGCTTCAGTTCGCAGAAGAAGATTTTGTCAGTCGTCTTAAAGAAACACTAAAAAATACCGGGTTCCCGGCAGCGTATCTTGAGCTGGAAATGACGGAATCAACCCTGATGCATAAAGAGCAGGAGACCATTGATCAGCTCGAAGAGCTTCATGAGCTTGGTGTTCGCTTGGCTCTTGATGATTTCGGAACCGGCTATTCATCGCTATCCTATCTGAAATATTTTCCTCTTCATCTTCTTAAAGTGGATAAATCCTTTGTCGATGATCTGCCCACAGATGAAAATGACTGTAAAATGGTCACCGCGATTATTCAGATGGGTCGTGGACTTGGGTTTAAATTGCTTGCTGAAGGTGTTGAAACGATTGAGCAACGTGACTACCTCGCCCAATTGGGCTGTGATTATTATCAAGGGTTCTTGTGCAGCAGGCCTGTTCCGGCCGAGGACTTTACTGCTTTAATGCAGCGCCGGGATTTATAGCGGTCAGCAGAGTTTTTTACTGGCTGATGCGAGGCAAGATTTGATTCACCCTAGGCGAACCGAGCCTGGTGAGAGCGGCAGACCTAAGGCTGTTTGTGTAATAACACGGTACTGAATTCGTTGAGCATAAAGTTTTTAGTCACCTGGCACGCATGTTTCTGATAGGTGTTGCGAACGTCAAAGTTGTATTCGTAAAGAATTCCTGAGAGCAAGAGAGGCGCTCCAGGTAGGGCTTTTTGAGCAAGGCTTTTGGCAACATTGAGAAGAATGTCGCCATAAATGTTGGCCAGAATCAGATCGTAGCTGCCGCAATCAAAATCTTCCAATGTGCCACACAGATGGTTGATTTTGTCAGCGACGCCATTTAATTCAGCATTCAGGCGACACGTTGCTACGGCAGCCGGGTCAATATCAATACAGCAGGCACTCTTTGCCCCCAGCTTGAGGGCGGCAATCGCCAGAATTCCGGTGCCGCTGCCAAGGTCAAGGACGCGTGCCCCCGACACCTCATCAAGTTTTTCCAGAATTTCCAGGCAACTTTCCGTGGTCTCATGTTCTCCCGATCCAAACGCTCCTGGAGCCATCCATAAGTTGATCCGGTCATCCTCAATTGCCGGATGTCCTTGAGGGAGAATCCGGAAAGAACGGCCAATGGTAAAAGGTAAAAAAATACGTCCCACAGGTTGTTCCTTTCAGCGTAATCATCGTATACGATAGTGTCGAGTCGCCGAGTATTTCACGAGTTCCGCTACGCGTCAATCGTGGATGGCGAATTGTTGATGCGCCTCAATGAGGAAAAATGCAGGCCCGATGCGTGTCTGCAGTTATTTAAGCGGGCTGCGACAGCCGGCTTTTTTTAAATGGAGAAGAGATGATTCAACGGGCAAAAATGGTTTTGACTCACATGCTGGTGTGCTTTCTCATTGCTTTAGCCTCCTGTAGCCCTGAGCAGGGTGATACACCGGACACGCAAAAAAATCAAACAGCATCAGCGCCAGATTTTGAACTGACTTCCTTGTCAGGAGAAACTGTTCGTCTGTCGTCATTAAGAGGCAAGTTGGTTGTCCTCAACTTCTGGGCGACTTGGTGTCCCCCGTGTCGAGAAGAAATGCCGTCCATGCAACGATTACATGAGTTGATGCCAGCAGACAGATTTATCCTCCTCGCTGTCAATATTGAAGCGCAGGGGAGGCAGCCTGTGGCAGATTTTGTCAAAACGCATCCTGTGGGGTTTACCATATTACTTGATGAAACAGGTCAGGCCCGTTCCTTGTACGGTGTGGCAAAATACCCGGAGACGTTCATTATTGATCCGCAGGGGCAGGTTGTTGAAAAGGTGATCGGTGGCATGAATTGGAGCGAGCCGCGTGTTGTGAACTATCTGCGAAGTTTGTTGCCTTCTCAGTCGCACTGAGCTTGACGCTTGGCAGGGGTTTTGATAATTTGAACATCATTTTCATTTCAATTAGAGGGGGGCCGCCTGATGGCAAAAGTCAAAGAACTGTTTCGTGATTATCTGGCTAAGCATGGTTTAAAAGTGACCCGTCAGCGCGAAGTCATTCTGGAGGGTTTCCTCAGCTCGCCCTCGCACCTGTCCGCAGAAGAATTGTACCTGCGTCTTCGTAAAGATCATCCCAACATCGGCTACGCAACGGTCTATCGGACCATGAAGCTTCTGGCGGAGAGCGGTATTGCCAGTGAACGCCATTTTGGCGATCGGCAGACCCGCTATGAACCGAATACCAGTGAAGATCATCATTACCATCTGATTTGTAATTCCTGTGGTCGGATTATCGAATTTGAGGATGGCAAAATTGATGCGTTGCTCAAGCAGACTGCCGCTGACCATGAGTTTACTTTGTCACATCAACGTCTGGAACTCTACGGCGTGTGTCCCTCGTGTCAGGCTGGTTAACGCTATTTGTTTGTGGAGTCCTCTGTGAAAATTACTGCAATTATTCCTGCCCGTTATGCCTCCTCCCGTTTCCCGGGTAAACCTCTGGTGGACATCTTGGGTAAAACGATGATCCAACGGGTCTATGAACAGACATCGAAAGCGGAACTGGTCGATGACGTGATTGTCGCCACAGATGATCAGCGAATCGCTGATGCGGTTGACATGTTCGGCGGCCGTGTCTGCATGACGTCGGATCAGCATGAAACAGGCACCGACCGGCTGGCGGAAGTGGCCGCCCAACTGGATTGCGATCTGGTTGTCAATGTCCAGGGCGATGAACCGTTGATTGATCCGCGTATGATTGATCAGGCGATTGCACCACTTAAAGATAATCCTGCTATCGACATGGGAACTCTTATGGTTCCACTGACAGACAGCCAGGAGTATCTCAATCCGAACGTGGTTAAGGTCGTCACCAATCGCGAGGGTGATGCGCTCTATTTTTCACGTGCTCCCATTCCCTGGTATCGTGATCACAGCGCCAGTGCCCAAAGCGATTTCAGCGCGATACGGGCCTGTAAACATGTCGGCCTTTATGTCTATCGCCGAGCATTTTTGCTTGCTTATCCGGGGCTTGAAGCAACACCTCTTGAGCAGGCTGAAAAGCTCGAACAACTTCGAGCCCTGGAAAACGGTTACCGTATTCGAGTTGTCGAAACCACTCTTCAATCTCAAGGTGTCGATACCCCTGAAGATCTGGCTCGCGTTCGAGAACTTCTTTCTCAACTGTAAACGGTTGTTTGCCGGGGGAATAGGGTGATTTTCCCTTTCTTTTTGGCATGGTTCAGTGTAGAGTTTCGCACTTGTGTTTGGTGGAAAATATCCCTGATGTTGTACCGGGGCAGGCCCGGCATCATGGCGGTTTTAGATGAAAAAACATAAAGTGTTAACGTGGAGGCGAAATTGATGAAAACCAAGTTTCTGTTTGTGACCGGAGGGGTTGTCTCTTCTCTGGGTAAAGGGTTGGCTGCAGCTTCAATCGGAGCATTGATGGAAGCACGTGGCTTACGCATTTCCATGCAGAAACTTGACCCGTATATCAATGTTGATCCCGGCACCATGAGCCCATTTCAACACGGTGAAGTTTTCGTGACTGACGATGGTGCGGAAACAGATCTCGACCTAGGTCATTACGAGCGTTATACGTCGGCACGCCTTTCACGGAAATCCAATTTCACGACGGGACAGGTTTACGATGCGGTTATCCGCAAGGAGCGTCGTGGTGACTATCTGGGTGGGACCGTTCAGGTTATTCCGCACATTACCAACGAAATTAAAAGTAAAATCATCGAAAACGCCAAGGGCGTTGATCTGGCAATTGTTGAAGTAGGTGGTACTGTTGGTGATATCGAATCGCTGCCGTTTCTTGAAGCAATTCGTCAGTTCCGGACAGATCTCGGCCATGAAAATGTGCTGTATGTTCACCTGACATTGGTTCCTTATCTAGCCGCAGCAGGGGAATTGAAAACCAAACCGACACAACACAGTGTTAAGGAACTGCGTGAAATCGGTATTCAGCCCGATATCCTGCTGTGCCGTTGTGACCGTGAAATCCCCCGTGACATGAAAAATAAAATTGCCCTGTTCTGTAACGTGCGTGAGGAGTCGGTGATCACCGCTCGCGATGTCGGTTCAATTTATGAAGTGCCGGTGATTTACCATGAGCAAGGCCTTGATGAGCGCGTTGTTGATGGTTTGGGAATTTGGACCAAAGCACCGGATCTTGCCGCTTGGCAGAATGTTGTTCGCCGTGTCAAGGAACCGGCGTCACAGACGACAATCGCCATCGTCGGTAAATATGTTGAACTCACCGAAAGTTATAAATCGTTGTCTGAGGCCCTGATCCATGGTGGCATTGCCAACGACTGCCGGGTCAACCTGAAATATGTTGATTCTGAATCTCTTGAACGCCATGGTCTTGGTGATACCTTTGCCGATGTCGATGGTATTCTTGTTCCTGGTGGTTTTGGCGAGCGAGGTAGCGAAGGTAAAACGGCTGCCATCCGTTTTGCACGAGAAAATAAAGTGCCTTTTTTCGGGATCTGTCTGGGAATGCAAATGGCGGTGGTCGAATTTGCCCGTAATGTGTGCAAATTGCCTGATGCCTATTCCGCAGAATTTCGTGAGGAAGCAAAAAATCCGGTGATTCACATCATGGAAGAGCAAAAGGAAATTGCTTCCAAGGGCGGTACCATGCGTCTTGGCGCTTATAGCTGCGAGTTGCAGGAAGGCAGTCTGGCGCATCGAATCTATGGCCAAAAACGTATTTCAGAGCGTCATCGTCATCGTTATGAATTTAACAACGCCTATCGTTCCACTCTGAATGACTGTGGTCTGGAAATTTCCGGTGTCAATCCGGATGCTGACTTGGTCGAAATTATCGAGATCTCCAATCATCCCTGGTTCCTGGCCTGTCAGTTCCATCCCGAGTTCCGTTCACGTCCAATGGACCCTCATCCCTTGTTTGAATCATTTGTCGGAGCCTGTCTCCACCAGGCAAAGGAAGCGTAATGGTCACTGAAGTTAAAATCGGCGATGTCACATTCGGGGATCAACATCCGTTTGTTCTGGTGTCCGGTCCTTGTGTCCTCGAAGACTTGGATACAACACGGCAGATCGCTGAATCGCTCAAAAATCTGACAGACAAACTGGGCATCGGTTTTGTTTTTAAAGCCTCTTATGATAAGGCCAATCGCACTTCAGTGACTTCATATCGTGGTCCGGGGATCGACGCTGGTCTGGAGATGCTGGCCAAAATCAAATCTGAATTCAATGTGCCGGTTGTTTCAGACGTACACGATGTGACTCAGGTGGCTGCTGCCGCTCAGGTTCTCGATATTATCCAGATCCCGGCATTTTTATGTCGTCAGACAGACCTGTTGGTCGCGGCAGGCAACAGCGGTTGTGTCGTCAACGTAAAAAAAGGGCAATTCCAAGCCCCGTGGGACATGAAACATGTTGTTGGTAAAGTCCTTTCTACGGGAAACGATCAAATTCTCCTCACTGAGCGTGGTGCCAGTTTTGGCTACAATAACTTGGTCGTGGATATGCGCTCCTTGCTGATTATGCGTGAACTCGGTAAGCCGGTTATTTTCGACGCAACACATGCCGTCCAGCTTCCAGGTGGTGCAGATGGTGCTTCCGCCGGTCAGCGTGAATATGTTGCTGCTCTTTCCCGTGCAGCCGTAGCCATTGGCATTGATGGCCTCTTCTGGGAAGTCCATCCTGATCCAGATTGTGCCCGTTGCGATGGACCGAATTCTCTGTATCTCAAAGACCTTCAACCTATTCTTGAGTCTCTTTTGGCTCTTGATGCTGTGGTGAAAAATCGATGACCGATAAGCACTCCATCATTGATGTCGCAAGAAACACCCTGAAAATTGAGGCGGATGCTGTCCTGGCCCTGCATGATCGGATTGGCGATGAGTTTTGTCGGGCTGTGGAGCTGATTCTCAATTGTCAGGGCCGTCTGGTGATCACCGGCATGGGAAAATCAGGCCTAATTTGTCAGAAAATTGCTGCAACCATGGCATCAACCGGAACACCCGCGTTTTTTCTTCATCCTGCTGAGGGGATTCATGGTGATCTCGGCATGTTGATGAAAGGCGATGTTGTTCTTGCCGTCTCTAATTCTGGAGAGACGGAAGAAATTGTCCGGATTCTTCCAGTAATAAAACGTCTGGGTCTGAAGCTGGTTTCGATGAGTGGTAATCCTGCCAGCACTCTGGCTCGGGCGGGCGATGTGTCACTGGATATTTCAGTGGATAAAGAAGCTTGCCCCCTTGGCCTCGCGCCCACGGCAAGTACGACGGCAACATTGGCTATGGGTGACGCTTTGGCGGTAGCGTTGTTGCAGGAAAAAGATTTTCGTGCCGAAGATTTTGCACTTTTTCATCCCGGTGGAGCACTCGGAAAACGTCTGTTGTTGCGCGTCGAAGATCTGATGCATCAAGGCGACAGCATTCCTTTGGTGTCGCGTTCAACGACAGTTAAAGAGGCCTTGTTCGAAATTACTTCAAAAAAACTGGGGATTACCGGTGTCGTCGATGAGCACGGCGGTTTGATTGGTGTGTTTACCGATGGTGATCTACGTCGTTGTTTGGAAGGTGATCTGTCGCTTGAGCGTGTGATGGATCAGGTGATGAGTCATCATCCGAAACGGGTCCTTCGCAGCAACCTAGCTGCCAAAGCATTGCAATTGATGGAAGAGTTTTCCATTACTTCGTTATTCGTTTTTGAGCAGGAGAATGATTTGCAGCCGGTTGGAATTATTCACCTTCATGACTTGCTGAAAGCAGGTGTGGTATGAAAAAGCATTCCATCGAGAAAATCAGACTGTTGTTGCTCGATGTTGATGGCGTTTTGACCGATGGTCGTATCATCTACGATAACAACGGTGTTGAAAGTAAAGCGTTCCACGTGCGTGACGGGCATGGCCTTAAATTATTACAGCGCGCTGGAATTAAAGTCGGCATTATTACCGGTCGCAGTTCGCAAGTCGTTGCTCACCGGGCTGAAGAACTGGGAATTGAGATTGTCTACCAGGGAGCGAAAAATAAGCTCGAACCGTATGAAAAGATTCTTCAGGACCTTGAGCTGACGGACCATCAGGTTGCTTACGTCGGTGATGATCTTGTTGATCTGCCGATTTTGCGTCGTGTTGGCTGCTCGTTTACGGTTGCGGATGCTATTGCTGATATCAAACCCTATGTGGATTACATTACGACATTACCTGGAGGACAGGGGGCTGTTCGCGAAGTGTGTGACATGCTGTTACGACAATCTGGTTTGTGGGACTCGGTTACGGATCGTTATTTTGAATAAATCCCCTCACTTTACCCTTATCATCAATTAGTGTTATTCTTCCTAGATGATTCAACGCGAAAAAATACGCCGCTTCCTGATTGTCGCTTTACTTTCTATCTGTACAGTATTGTTGGTTTTTGTCCTTTTCTACGACAAGACCCCGAGCACTGTTGATGTGATTGAAGATGTGGTTATGGATGCGGATGTCGAACTCAAGACGTTCCATTACACGGAAACCGTTGACGGTGTTGCCCATTGGACCTTGACTGGCGAGTCGGCAGCACACGATTTTAATCAGGACCAGACCCGCATTGACAAGGTGCGTATGGAACTGTTTGATCAGAAGAATCTCGGTGATGTTGTCCTGACCGCAGACCAGGGGATGGCGCTTTTATCCCAAGAACAGGTAGATGTCTCTGGAAATGTTGTGATTCGTACAGAAAACGGCTACACCATGAAGACAGATCAGGCCACATATTTCGGCAACCGTTCTCAAGGTGGTATGATCGAGTCTGCTCTGGAGGTCGATATTCGTTCTGGGCAGCTTGAGCTCCATGGTACTGGATTGAGTATGGATATTGAAGGTCGGCGCATGCAGTTGAAGCAGGCGGTTTCAGCGACATTTTATCCTCAGGTTAAAAAGGAGCAACCATGATGCGCGTGTTTTTACTCGTTTGCAGTCTGATCTGGTTCACGGCGGTTTTTGCTTTTGCCGCGACAGAAGTTGCACATAATGCTGATCAACCAATTCATGTCACATCGCAGCGACTTGAGGCCAACGATGCAGAAGGTTATTTTGTCTTTAGTGGACAGGTTCAGGCCCAACAGGGTGATGTGACGATCTACGCGCAACAACTGACAGTCTATTATGTTGATGGTCAGAAAAAACAGGTTGAGCGTGTTGTTGCTGAAAATGATGTGCGCATTGTTCAGACCAATCGTGTAGCGACCGGACAGAAGGCCGTTTTCTGGCAGAAAGAAGGCCGTGTTGAACTGACCGGCAATCCGCGAGTGGTTCAGGGTGACAATGTGGTTGAAGGAGAGAAAATCCTTGTTTACCTTAACGACAGTCGCAGTATTGTTGAAGGAGGAAAACAGGGGAGGGTGAAGGCGATCTTTGTGCCGGGAGAGTCGACCGAGTGAGCCATCTTCTAAAAGCAACCGGATTGACAAAATCATACCGTCGTCGGACTGTTGTCAATGGTGTCGATATTGAGGTTACTTCCGGTCAGGTGATCGGTCTTCTCGGTCCCAACGGGGCAGGCAAGACAACGTCTTTTTACATGATGGTTGGTCTGGTGAAGCCTGATCAAGGCCAAGTTTATATTGATGATGTCGAAATCAGCCAGTGGCCGATGTACCAACGTGCCAAGGCAGGTGTTGCTTATCTGCCACAGGAATCTTCCGTATTTCGAAAATTGACGGTAGAGCAGAATCTGTTGGCTATCCTTGAATATCATATTGAGGATGCCGGTCAGCGACGAGAGCGTCTTAACGCTCTATTAAGTGATTTTCGGCTGGAACATGTAGCAAAATCACCAGGCTACGCACTCTCCGGAGGGGAGAGAAGACGAACGGAAATTGCCCGTGCACTGGTCATTGATCCCCGCTTTATCCTGCTTGATGAGCCGTTTGCCGGCATTGATCCACTGGCGGTCATTGATATTCAGAATATTATTCTCGACCTGAAGAAGAGGGGGATCGGCGTGTTGATCTCCGACCACAATGTTCGAGAGACGTTAGGCGTTTGTGACAGTG
This is a stretch of genomic DNA from uncultured Desulfuromonas sp.. It encodes these proteins:
- a CDS encoding 50S ribosomal protein L11 methyltransferase, producing the protein MGRIFLPFTIGRSFRILPQGHPAIEDDRINLWMAPGAFGSGEHETTESCLEILEKLDEVSGARVLDLGSGTGILAIAALKLGAKSACCIDIDPAAVATCRLNAELNGVADKINHLCGTLEDFDCGSYDLILANIYGDILLNVAKSLAQKALPGAPLLLSGILYEYNFDVRNTYQKHACQVTKNFMLNEFSTVLLHKQP
- a CDS encoding TlpA disulfide reductase family protein, with amino-acid sequence MLVCFLIALASCSPEQGDTPDTQKNQTASAPDFELTSLSGETVRLSSLRGKLVVLNFWATWCPPCREEMPSMQRLHELMPADRFILLAVNIEAQGRQPVADFVKTHPVGFTILLDETGQARSLYGVAKYPETFIIDPQGQVVEKVIGGMNWSEPRVVNYLRSLLPSQSH
- a CDS encoding Fur family transcriptional regulator encodes the protein MAKVKELFRDYLAKHGLKVTRQREVILEGFLSSPSHLSAEELYLRLRKDHPNIGYATVYRTMKLLAESGIASERHFGDRQTRYEPNTSEDHHYHLICNSCGRIIEFEDGKIDALLKQTAADHEFTLSHQRLELYGVCPSCQAG
- the kdsB gene encoding 3-deoxy-manno-octulosonate cytidylyltransferase; translation: MKITAIIPARYASSRFPGKPLVDILGKTMIQRVYEQTSKAELVDDVIVATDDQRIADAVDMFGGRVCMTSDQHETGTDRLAEVAAQLDCDLVVNVQGDEPLIDPRMIDQAIAPLKDNPAIDMGTLMVPLTDSQEYLNPNVVKVVTNREGDALYFSRAPIPWYRDHSASAQSDFSAIRACKHVGLYVYRRAFLLAYPGLEATPLEQAEKLEQLRALENGYRIRVVETTLQSQGVDTPEDLARVRELLSQL
- a CDS encoding CTP synthase, which codes for MKTKFLFVTGGVVSSLGKGLAAASIGALMEARGLRISMQKLDPYINVDPGTMSPFQHGEVFVTDDGAETDLDLGHYERYTSARLSRKSNFTTGQVYDAVIRKERRGDYLGGTVQVIPHITNEIKSKIIENAKGVDLAIVEVGGTVGDIESLPFLEAIRQFRTDLGHENVLYVHLTLVPYLAAAGELKTKPTQHSVKELREIGIQPDILLCRCDREIPRDMKNKIALFCNVREESVITARDVGSIYEVPVIYHEQGLDERVVDGLGIWTKAPDLAAWQNVVRRVKEPASQTTIAIVGKYVELTESYKSLSEALIHGGIANDCRVNLKYVDSESLERHGLGDTFADVDGILVPGGFGERGSEGKTAAIRFARENKVPFFGICLGMQMAVVEFARNVCKLPDAYSAEFREEAKNPVIHIMEEQKEIASKGGTMRLGAYSCELQEGSLAHRIYGQKRISERHRHRYEFNNAYRSTLNDCGLEISGVNPDADLVEIIEISNHPWFLACQFHPEFRSRPMDPHPLFESFVGACLHQAKEA
- the kdsA gene encoding 3-deoxy-8-phosphooctulonate synthase, coding for MVTEVKIGDVTFGDQHPFVLVSGPCVLEDLDTTRQIAESLKNLTDKLGIGFVFKASYDKANRTSVTSYRGPGIDAGLEMLAKIKSEFNVPVVSDVHDVTQVAAAAQVLDIIQIPAFLCRQTDLLVAAGNSGCVVNVKKGQFQAPWDMKHVVGKVLSTGNDQILLTERGASFGYNNLVVDMRSLLIMRELGKPVIFDATHAVQLPGGADGASAGQREYVAALSRAAVAIGIDGLFWEVHPDPDCARCDGPNSLYLKDLQPILESLLALDAVVKNR
- a CDS encoding KpsF/GutQ family sugar-phosphate isomerase; the encoded protein is MTDKHSIIDVARNTLKIEADAVLALHDRIGDEFCRAVELILNCQGRLVITGMGKSGLICQKIAATMASTGTPAFFLHPAEGIHGDLGMLMKGDVVLAVSNSGETEEIVRILPVIKRLGLKLVSMSGNPASTLARAGDVSLDISVDKEACPLGLAPTASTTATLAMGDALAVALLQEKDFRAEDFALFHPGGALGKRLLLRVEDLMHQGDSIPLVSRSTTVKEALFEITSKKLGITGVVDEHGGLIGVFTDGDLRRCLEGDLSLERVMDQVMSHHPKRVLRSNLAAKALQLMEEFSITSLFVFEQENDLQPVGIIHLHDLLKAGVV
- a CDS encoding HAD-IIIA family hydrolase; amino-acid sequence: MKKHSIEKIRLLLLDVDGVLTDGRIIYDNNGVESKAFHVRDGHGLKLLQRAGIKVGIITGRSSQVVAHRAEELGIEIVYQGAKNKLEPYEKILQDLELTDHQVAYVGDDLVDLPILRRVGCSFTVADAIADIKPYVDYITTLPGGQGAVREVCDMLLRQSGLWDSVTDRYFE
- the lptC gene encoding LPS export ABC transporter periplasmic protein LptC, with amino-acid sequence MIQREKIRRFLIVALLSICTVLLVFVLFYDKTPSTVDVIEDVVMDADVELKTFHYTETVDGVAHWTLTGESAAHDFNQDQTRIDKVRMELFDQKNLGDVVLTADQGMALLSQEQVDVSGNVVIRTENGYTMKTDQATYFGNRSQGGMIESALEVDIRSGQLELHGTGLSMDIEGRRMQLKQAVSATFYPQVKKEQP
- the lptA gene encoding lipopolysaccharide transport periplasmic protein LptA, whose protein sequence is MMRVFLLVCSLIWFTAVFAFAATEVAHNADQPIHVTSQRLEANDAEGYFVFSGQVQAQQGDVTIYAQQLTVYYVDGQKKQVERVVAENDVRIVQTNRVATGQKAVFWQKEGRVELTGNPRVVQGDNVVEGEKILVYLNDSRSIVEGGKQGRVKAIFVPGESTE
- the lptB gene encoding LPS export ABC transporter ATP-binding protein, with protein sequence MSHLLKATGLTKSYRRRTVVNGVDIEVTSGQVIGLLGPNGAGKTTSFYMMVGLVKPDQGQVYIDDVEISQWPMYQRAKAGVAYLPQESSVFRKLTVEQNLLAILEYHIEDAGQRRERLNALLSDFRLEHVAKSPGYALSGGERRRTEIARALVIDPRFILLDEPFAGIDPLAVIDIQNIILDLKKRGIGVLISDHNVRETLGVCDSAYILNAGTILEHGTPEEIATSSTAREIYLGEDFRL